A DNA window from Deltaproteobacteria bacterium contains the following coding sequences:
- the rodA gene encoding rod shape-determining protein RodA, whose amino-acid sequence MIDRRFLQNVDWPLLSLVLILIAIGVANLYSATFQDAGGTGAPFYQKQLYWAGFGFFLLLVILFFDYHLLLSVAYPLYWISILLLIGVLIFGRSISGSQRWLTVASFSFQPSELVKISLILALAKFFFNNEINHRYRFGDLYLPFGMVLLPALLILRQPDLGTALLLLLLSITVFLFLGVEWKTLFISIGGVVLSLPLFWYFLRDYQKKRILIFLQPESDPLGAGYHIIQSKIAVGSGGFWGRGFLKGTQGQLRFLPEQHTDFALSVLAEEWGFVGSMVVVTLFLLLVLQALNVARQSKDRFAMVLALGISAIFFWQSLINMGMVVGLVPVVGVPLPFISYGGSSIIASLIGIGILLNINMRRFIIQS is encoded by the coding sequence TTGATTGATCGCCGGTTTCTTCAGAATGTGGATTGGCCCCTCCTTTCCCTGGTTTTAATCTTGATAGCCATTGGGGTGGCCAATCTCTATTCCGCCACCTTTCAGGACGCCGGGGGGACCGGGGCCCCCTTTTATCAAAAACAGCTTTATTGGGCCGGGTTCGGCTTCTTCTTGTTATTGGTTATCCTCTTTTTTGATTATCATCTATTGCTTTCCGTGGCCTATCCCTTATATTGGATCTCTATCTTATTATTGATCGGGGTGTTGATCTTCGGCCGTTCGATTTCCGGTTCCCAGCGCTGGTTGACCGTGGCTTCTTTTTCCTTCCAACCTTCGGAGCTGGTCAAGATTTCATTAATCCTTGCCCTGGCCAAATTTTTTTTCAATAATGAAATCAATCACCGCTACCGGTTCGGAGACCTCTATCTCCCCTTTGGAATGGTCCTGTTGCCGGCCCTTTTGATCCTCAGACAACCGGATCTGGGAACGGCCCTGTTGTTATTATTGCTCAGCATCACCGTATTCCTTTTTTTAGGCGTGGAATGGAAGACCTTGTTTATTTCCATTGGAGGGGTGGTCCTGTCTCTGCCTTTATTCTGGTATTTCCTGAGAGATTATCAAAAAAAGAGGATCCTTATTTTTCTTCAACCCGAATCCGATCCTTTGGGGGCCGGCTATCACATCATCCAATCCAAAATCGCCGTCGGTTCAGGGGGGTTTTGGGGCAGGGGGTTTCTAAAGGGTACCCAGGGACAGCTCCGTTTTCTGCCGGAACAGCATACCGATTTTGCTCTTTCGGTCCTGGCCGAGGAATGGGGGTTTGTAGGGTCCATGGTGGTGGTCACCCTTTTCCTGCTATTGGTTTTACAGGCCCTGAATGTCGCCCGCCAATCCAAAGACCGGTTTGCCATGGTCCTGGCTTTGGGGATCAGTGCCATATTTTTCTGGCAAAGCCTGATCAATATGGGCATGGTGGTGGGCCTGGTGCCGGTGGTGGGGGTCCCTCTGCCCTTTATCAGCTATGGGGGCTCTTCGATTATTGCCAGCCTGATCGGGATCGGGATACTCTTAAACATCAACATGCGTCGCTTTATCATTCAGTCATGA